A single window of Toxotes jaculatrix isolate fToxJac2 chromosome 4, fToxJac2.pri, whole genome shotgun sequence DNA harbors:
- the LOC121181063 gene encoding cAMP-specific 3',5'-cyclic phosphodiesterase 4B-like codes for MKKSRSVLSVTGGEEGNDTDITGAGEKAESSRYSRSYTSGATLGAELRRGRSRRLSSSLQVPCWLRPRDRTCSPEVLSNVSRPTTLPLRIPPRISITQADVDSYEAENGVSPGHTPLGSQSPGLTLHTSFPQGQRRESFLYRSDSDYDMSPKTVSRNSSLASEGHTAEDFIVTPFAQVLASLRSVRSNFTILANVSTPTVKRSPLGGVCVSPRSTLSDQQYQQLALDTLEELDWCLDQLETIQTHRSVSEMASNKFKRMLNRELSHLSEMSRSGNQVSEYISSTFLDKQNEVEIPSPTLKDKPMSHISGVRKLSHSSSLSSTSMPRFGVNTDHEDELAKELEDLDKWSFNIFRVAEFSNNRPLSCIMYAIFQERELLKTFRIPVDTFVTYVMTLEDHYHGNVAYHNSLHAADVTQSTHVLLSTPALDAVFTDLEILAALFAAAIHDVDHPGVSNQFLINTNSELALMYNDESVLENHHLAVGFKLLHQENCDIFQNLTKRQRQSLRKLVIDMVLATDMSKHMTLLADLKTMVETKKVTSSGVLLLDHYTERIQVLRNMVHCADLSNPTKQLPLYRQWTERIMEEFFRQGDKERERGMEISAMCDKHTASVEKSQVGFIDYIVHPLWETWADLVHPDAQELLDTLEENREWYLNTMPQSPSPPPDRHLQHDRFQFEITLEELEHNNHNHMHLRNSSGGRSGRKEVCNDADRMQNDQVEPNGEEQNHVETEKEEDEENHNSEQNGVQDEEEEEEMQENAAHEEHGEAQVEEEEGGGQIDEIEKEEEEVNDVVEDEVTKEDNEQNQEGEEEQGEEEGEENEEAKGDEGEGEQNVDGVEVEGEQGEKEDEGEEETENEEAEVEENVEEETEGNVEKEEGENEEKAEEEQAEREEKVEEEEVETENLEDEEEKGELEEAEEEEAPVEEEEEEEAPAEEEEE; via the exons ATGAAGAAGAGCCGCAGCGTGCTGTCGGTGactggaggagaagag GGTAATGACACTGATATAACAGGTGCTGGGGAGAAGGCGGAGTCATCGCGCTACAGCCGATCGTATACGTCTGGGGCCACACTGGGTGCTGAGCTacgcagagggaggagcagaagaCTCTCGTCTAGTCTCCAG GTGCCCTGCTGGCTCCGCCCTCGGGATCGCACTTGTTCACCAGAGGTCCTGAGCAATGTGTCGCGTCCAACAACTCTTCCTCTCCGAATCCCACCACGCATCTCCATCACGCAAGCAGATGTTGACAG tTACGAAGCAGAAAATGGCGTGTCACCAGGTCACACCCCTCTGGGCTCACAGAGTCCAGGCCTTACCCTGCACACCTCCTTCCCCCAGGGCCAGAGAAGAGAATCCTTCCTCTACCGCTCCGACTCAGACTACGACATGTCGCCCAAGACGGTCTCACGTAACTCCTCCCTCGCCAGCGAAGG GCACACTGCAGAGGACTTTATTGTCACACCTTTTGCTCAA GTGCTGGCCAGTCTACGATCAGTACGGAGCAACTTCACCATCCTTGCCAACGTCTCCACACCAACAGTCAA GAGGTCTCCTCTGGGTGGAGTGTGCGTCAGTCCCAGATCAACACTGTCGGACCAGCAGTACCAACAGCTCGCCCTGGACACGCTGGAGGAACTGGACTGGTGCTTGGACCAGCTGGAGACCATTCAGACACATCGCTCTGTCAGTGAAATGGCCTCCAACAAG TTTAAGAGGATGCTGAACAGAGAGCTGTCCCACCTGTCAGAGATGAGTCGCTCTGGTAACCAGGTATCTGAATACATCTCTAGCACCTTCCTGG ACAAGCAGAACGAGGTGGAAATCCCATCTCCCACCCTGAAAGACAAACCTATGAGTCACATCAGTGGAGTGAGGAAACTGTCTCACAGCTCCAGTCTCTCCAGCACTTCAATGCCTCGCTTCGGTGTCAACACAGACCATGAGGATGAGCTTGCCAAG GAGCTGGAGGATCTGGACAAGTGGAGCTTTAACATATTCAGAGTAGCAGAATTCTCCAACAACAGACCTCTCAGCTGCATCATGTATGCCATCTTCCAG gaaCGAGAGCTGTTGAAGACGTTTCGCATCCCAGTCGACACCTTTGTCACTTACGTGATGACCCTGGAGGACCATTACCATGGAAACGTAGCGTACCACAACAGCCTCCATGCTGCAGATGTCACCCAGTCCACACACGTCCTCCTATCCACACCTGCTCTTGAT GCCGTCTTCACTGACTTGGAGATCCTCGCGGCTCTGTTCGCTGCAGCTATCCATGATGTGGACCACCCTGGAGTTTCCAATCAGTTCCTCATCAACACCA ACTCAGAGCTGGCCCTCATGTATAACGATGAGTCAGTTTTGGAGAACCATCATCTCGCTGTGGGCTTCAAGCTTCTGCACCAGgaaaactgtgacattttccaAAACCTCACCAAGAGACAGCGCCAGAGCCTTCGCAAGCTCGTCATAGATATG gtgttgGCCACAGACATGTCCAAGCACATGACCCTGCTGGCTGATCTGAAGACCATGGTGGAGACCAAGAAGGTGACGAGTTCTGGTGTGCTACTCCTGGACCACTATACAGAAAGAATACAG gttttgAGGAACATGGTTCACTGTGCAGACCTGAGCAACCCGACCAAGCAGCTACCATTATACAGACAGTGGACAGAGAGGATCATGGAGGAGTTTTTTCGACAGggtgacaaagaaagagagagagggatggagatcAGCGCCATGtgtgacaaacacactgcatcaGTGGAGAAGAGCCAG GTGGGTTTCATCGACTACATTGTCCACCCACTGTGGGAGACGTGGGCCGACCTGGTGCACCCAGACGCCCAGGAGTTGCTGGACACACTGGAGGAGAACAGGGAGTGGTACCTGAACACCATGCCCCAGTCTCCGTCACCTCCCCCAGACAGACACCTACAGCACGACCGCTTCCAGTTCGAAATCACCCTGGAGGAACTGGAGcacaacaaccacaaccacatGCACCTGAGGAACAGCAGCGGAGGGAGAAGTGGGAGGAAAGAGGTTTGCAATGACGCAGACAGGATGCAGAATGACCAGGTCGAGCCTAACGGCGAGGAGCAGAACCACGTAGAAactgagaaagaagaagacGAGGAAAATCACAACAGTGAACAGAATGGAGtccaggatgaagaggaggaggaggagatgcagGAGAACGCAGCACATGAAGAACATGGAGAGGCgcaagtagaagaagaagaaggaggaggacagatagatgaaatagaaaaagaagaggaagaagttaaTGATGTTGTGGAGGATGAGGTGACCAAAGAAGATAACGAACAAAAtcaggaaggagaagaggagcagggggaggaggaaggtgaagaAAATGAGGAGGCAAAGGGGGATGAAGGAGAAGGTGAGCAAAATGTAGACGGGGTCGAGGTAGAAGGGgaacaaggagaaaaagaagatgaaggggaagaggaaacagaaaatgaggagGCAGAAGTGGAGGAGAATgtagaggaggagacagagggaaatgttgaaaaagaagagggagagaatgaggaGAAAGCGGAAGAAGAGCAGGcagaaagggaagagaaagttgaggaagaagaggtagaaacagaaaatttagaagatgaagaggagaaaggagagttggaggaagcagaggaggaggaggcaccagtagaggaagaagaagaggaggaggcgccagcagaggaagaagaagag
- the LOC121181068 gene encoding ADP-ribosylation factor-binding protein GGA3-like — MATGDSTETFESWLNQATDPNNQEDRWDCIQGFYQLVNQETEGPQVATRLLAHKIQSPQEKEALQALTVLEACMNNCGKRFHSEAAKFRFLNELIKVLTPKYFGAWTPQNVKDRVTEVLYGWTLWLKDEPKIQEAYRMLKKQGIVMKDPKLPDTLIMAPPPQRTTESVFDQEDKAKLLARLLKSARPEDLETANRLIKSTIKEEQEKAEKVLKRESTLKEVESSTKQLRELLDQHTISGTALQPSDDVKALYESCDRLRPSLFRLASETMDDDAALAQILAANDELTLVVNSYKDLVGRREYNGERERSKSEEGKMGKNSVPTSPREIKSYHLIDLSALDSPQTRRKADSPPSFESSSPLFPSHLENAFHPVPDQDFPELELDNKVSKGTRETSKSYYEELMQLNGDIQKKNDEQNGGRGVLLRARGCLESSTTSNGTNIWSLPQNQQFTGSGSLYHTQPNEVSGESLCSPQLLKNIFVPMEAIKSSQLEPITLYDQSGVHVSLHFAKDSPPGHPSVAVVVISTVNTSSLDVKDFLFQAAVPKIMLVKLQPASGTHLPPYNPLLPPPAISQVVLLANPHKRKVRLRYKLTLTHGDQQLNETGEIDNFPDWTSLIGH; from the exons ATGGCGACCGGTGACAGCACGGAAACTTTCGAGTCGTGGCTCA ACCAGGCCACAGACCCAAATAATCAGGAGGACAGATGGGACTGCATCCAGGGCTTCTACCAGCTTGTAAACCAGGAGACTGAAGG GCCACAGGTAGCCACTCGTCTTCTTGCTCATAAAATCCAGTCCCCACAGGAGAAAGAGGCTCTGCAGGCACTGACC GTTCTGGAGGCATGTATGAACAACTGCGGGAAGAGGTTCCACAGCGAAGCCGCCAAGTTTCGCTTTCTCAATGAGCTCATCAAAGTATTAACCCCAAAG TACTTCGGCGCGTGGACTCCTCAGAATGTtaaagacagagtgacagaggtCCTCTATGGCTGGACGCTCTGGCTTAAAGATGAACCCAAGATTCAGGAAGCCTACAGAATGCTGAAGAAACAAG gtaTTGTGATGAAAGATCCCAAACTACCAGACACACTCATAATGGCTCCTCCACCACAAAGAACCACAGAATCTGTTTTCGACCAGGAGGACAAAGCCAag CTGTTAGCCAGATTACTGAAAAGTGCCCGTCCGGAAGACCTGGAAACTGCAAACAGACTCATTAAAAGCACCATCAAAGAG gagcaggagaaggcagagaaagTGCTGAAGCGCGAATCTACTCTGAAGGAGGTGGAGAGCAGTACCAAGCAGCTCAGAGAGCTGCTGGACCAGCACACGATCAGTGGAACCGCGTTACAGCCCAGTGATGATGTGAAG GCCTTGTACGAGAGCTGTGACCGGCTGAGGCCCAGCCTGTTTCGCCTGGCCAGCGAGACGATGGACGACGATGCTGCTCTGGCACAGATCCTGGCGGCTAACGACGAGCTAACACTTGTAGTAAACAGCTACAAAGACCTGGTGGGGAGAAGAGAGTACAatggtgaaagagaaagaagtaaAAGTGAGGAAGGAAAGATGGGTAAAAACAGTG TGCCTACGAGTCCCAGAGAGATTAAAAGCTACCACCTCATCGACCTGTCAGCACTGGACTCTCCACAGACTCGCAGAAAAGCTGATTCACCACCATCCTTCGAATCCTCTTCACCCCTTTTCCCCTCTCATCTGGAGAACGCTTTCCATCCAGTACCTGACCAAGATTTTCCTGAATTAG AGTTAGATAATAAGGTCTCGAAAGGGACTCGAGAGACTTCAAAGTCTTACTATGAGGAACTTATGCAG CTTAATGGAGACATCCAGAAGAAGAATGATGAGCAAAACGGAGGGAGAGGTGTTTTGCTGAGAGCTCGTGGATGTTTGGAGAGCAGTACTACATCAAACGGGACTAATATTTG gtCACTCCCTCAAAATCAGCAGTTCACAGGATCGGGATCACTGTACCACACACAGCCAAATGAAGTGTCTGGGGAGAGCTTGTGTTCGCCACAATTACTGAAAAACATCTTTGTTCCAATGGAAGCCATCAAATCCA GTCAGCTGGAGCCGATCACATTATACGACCAGAGCGGTGTCCATGTATCTCTCCATTTTGCCAAAGACTCTCCGCCAGGCCATCCAAGTGTTGCTGTGGTCGTCATCTCCACAGTGAACACCTCTTCACTTGATGTGAAAGACTTCCTGTTTCAAGCTGCCGTTCCAAAG ATCATGCTGGTGAAACTTCAACCTGCCTCAGGGACACACCTACCTCCTTACAATCCTCTCCTGCCTCCACCTGCCATCTCTCAGGTTGTCCTACTGGCTAATCCTCACAAG cgTAAGGTGCGTCTACGCTACAAGCTGACACTGACGCACGGAGACCAACAGCTGAACGAGACCGGAGAGATCGACAACTTCCCAGACTGGACCTCTTTGATTGGCCACTAG